In Mytilus trossulus isolate FHL-02 chromosome 6, PNRI_Mtr1.1.1.hap1, whole genome shotgun sequence, a single window of DNA contains:
- the LOC134721141 gene encoding shootin-1-like: MDPNDCTNCAQLKQIKALSRQVLKKYDELLHKYKENEDQYNEIVKRLKEREGMLEDMKKLIEPAMSEHERLMMKYDIEISCRNEAENVARKMTFQNNALKRQSQALLDHIGKIDITQIPAEILEEPEVENDSYKEYTDTLNTTIQDLEEKVSYYATALAGSREELSTEREDNIRLKKVNFNLNKNLSQTKDTLLQYQNAMLELTSMSESAYEEYEELKNKCEIEANKRSETEKVMLKIKTQNEAMKTQSTILLSNVANDQQLTKALCEVEELKTDKSNLEQQVNNLQKELESSSDVKSIEELETEKSNLSIQVDDLTKKVTNYENLYSNLEKQYKELEEKLEQALRPPPPPPPPLPPPPPTTQSKGFLSKMASKKKRANMPNQANAADFDQQSYGQAMDEMMKRINSGNALSKSSRATRPKPSKTEPSGAMKELHSVLNRYKKPHDESDGAPEESKSSIDPNSELSKVFKRVKKASTDDVFTK; this comes from the coding sequence ATGGACCCAAACGACTGTACAAACTGTGCTCAGTTGAAGCAAATAAAGGCTCTATCCAGGCAAGTTCTGAAAAAGTATGACGAGCTGCTGCATAAGTATAAAGAAAATGAGGATCAATATAATGAGATTGTCAAAAGACTCAAAGAACGAGAAGGTATGTTGGAAGATATGAAGAAATTGATTGAACCGGCTATGTCCGAGCACGAAAGACTTATGATGAAGTACGATATTGAAATTAGCTGTAGAAACGAGGCTGAAAATGTTGCTAGAAAAATGACATTTCAAAACAACGCACTGAAACGTCAATCACAGGCCTTACTTGATCACATAGGGAAAATTGATATCACTCAAATTCCAGCAGAAATTTTAGAGGAACCAGAGGTAGAAAATGATTCTTACAAAGAATATACTGACACGCTTAACACTACAATTCAAGATCTAGAGGAAAAGGTATCGTACTATGCCACAGCACTTGCTGGAAGCAGAGAAGAATTGAGTACAGAACGCGAGGATAACATCAGGTTGAAAAAGGTTAACTTTAACTTGAACAAAAATCTAAGCCAGACTAAAGATACCTTGCTTCAATATCAAAATGCAATGTTAGAACTGACATCTATGTCAGAATCTGCTTATGAGGAGTATGAAGAATTAAAGAACAAATGTGAAATCGAAGCGAATAAGAGGAGTGAAACAGAGAAGGTCATGCTTAAGATTAAAACACAGAATGAAGCAATGAAAACCCAAAGTACCATCTTGCTTTCCAATGTAGCTAATGACCAACAATTGACCAAAGCTTTGTGTGAAGTAGAAGAGCTCAAGACGGACAAATCAAATTTGGAACAACAAGTGAATAACCTTCAGAAAGAATTGGAGAGTTCATCTGATGTCAAATCGATAGAAGAATTGGAAACCGAGAAATCTAATCTCTCAATTCAAGTCGATGATTTGACTAAAAAGGtaacaaattatgaaaacctGTACTCAAATcttgaaaaacaatataaagaacTTGAAGAAAAACTAGAACAGGCCCTGAGGCCACCTCCACCTCCACCGCCTCCTCTTCCTCCTCCGCCACCGACGACACAATCAAAAGGATTTTTGTCGAAAATGGCTAGTAAAAAGAAGAGAGCAAACATGCCTAACCAAGCAAATGCAGCTGATTTTGATCAACAGAGCTATGGACAAGCCATGGACGAAATGATGAAAAGAATAAATTCAGGGAATGCCCTGTCAAAATCATCCCGAGCTACGAGACCGAAGCCGTCAAAAACTGAACCGTCCGGAGCTATGAAAGAGTTACACAGCGTACTAAATCGTTACAAGAAACCTCACGATGAAAGTGATGGTGCTCCTGAAGAGTCGAAAAGCTCAATAGATCCAAATTCAGAACTATCTAAAGTCTTCAAAAGAGTAAAGAAAGCAAGTACAGACGACGTGTTTACTAAATAA